One Photobacterium sp. TY1-4 genomic window carries:
- a CDS encoding energy transducer TonB codes for MLRLLMALPAALAMALGLFTLMAWMVDNGDKSLPEDKPMLAFDMVMVEQDTEIRRRQRAVPPQPDMPEPPPQATPAASQQAVTASIAPTMPNLSLDTAVTGVQVEAPQFSDFGTNQQAMPLYRVEPNYPARAQKRGMEGYVVLSFTIDPNGRPTDIQVLDAKPRRIFEREAVQALRRWKYQPKVVDGAAIAQVGQTIRLEFKLNQ; via the coding sequence ATGTTGCGATTACTCATGGCTCTGCCTGCTGCGCTGGCAATGGCTTTGGGGTTGTTCACCCTGATGGCCTGGATGGTCGATAATGGTGACAAGTCGCTGCCGGAAGACAAGCCGATGCTCGCTTTCGACATGGTGATGGTTGAGCAGGACACGGAAATTCGCCGTCGTCAGCGGGCTGTCCCGCCGCAGCCGGATATGCCGGAGCCGCCACCGCAGGCGACCCCGGCGGCCTCGCAGCAGGCCGTGACGGCCAGTATTGCACCGACCATGCCGAACCTGTCGCTGGATACCGCCGTGACCGGGGTGCAGGTTGAAGCGCCGCAATTTTCGGATTTCGGGACCAACCAGCAAGCGATGCCGCTGTACCGCGTTGAACCGAATTATCCGGCCCGGGCACAGAAGCGGGGGATGGAAGGCTATGTGGTGTTGTCATTTACGATCGATCCGAATGGCCGCCCGACCGATATTCAGGTTCTGGATGCAAAGCCGCGTCGGATCTTTGAACGGGAAGCTGTGCAGGCGCTTCGACGGTGGAAATACCAGCCGAAAGTGGTGGATGGGGCTGCGATTGCGCAGGTGGGTCAAACGATCAGACTGGAGTTTAAGTTAAATCAATGA
- a CDS encoding ExbD/TolR family protein → MRLNRPSSAREEAQVDLTSMLDIVFIMLIFFIVTSSFVRESGVEVNRPQASHVVSQKDAGIFVAITSANDIYIDKRVVDAERVQATLEHLLLDQPDASLVIQADEHAYNGTVVKVMDAAKGAGVKNIALAAEKG, encoded by the coding sequence ATGAGACTGAACCGTCCGTCTTCTGCTCGAGAAGAAGCCCAGGTGGATTTGACCTCCATGTTGGACATCGTATTTATCATGCTGATCTTCTTTATTGTGACCAGCTCGTTTGTCCGTGAGTCCGGGGTTGAAGTGAACCGGCCACAGGCCAGCCATGTGGTCAGCCAAAAAGATGCCGGTATTTTTGTGGCGATCACTTCTGCCAACGATATCTACATCGATAAGCGCGTGGTCGATGCCGAGCGGGTTCAGGCGACGTTGGAGCATTTACTGCTCGACCAGCCGGATGCGTCGTTGGTGATCCAGGCCGATGAGCATGCTTACAACGGCACCGTCGTGAAAGTGATGGATGCGGCCAAAGGGGCCGGTGTGAAAAACATTGCCCTGGCAGCGGAGAAAGGCTGA
- a CDS encoding MotA/TolQ/ExbB proton channel family protein has translation MDQGGQVLWWLAAVVLVKWLLVMERVLYLLVTYPKQQKAWLQQWEARADQSSWYARAQREGWLSEARQALSQNLNFIKVLVAICPMLGLLGTVTGMISVFDVMATQGSSQPKLMASGISLATLPTMAGMVAALAGMFVHARLAKICHWRELKLEKILRSQ, from the coding sequence ATGGACCAGGGTGGTCAGGTGTTGTGGTGGCTGGCGGCTGTGGTTCTGGTGAAATGGCTGCTGGTGATGGAGCGGGTGTTGTACCTGCTCGTCACGTACCCGAAACAGCAGAAAGCCTGGTTACAACAATGGGAAGCCAGGGCGGATCAGTCGTCCTGGTATGCCCGGGCCCAGCGGGAAGGCTGGTTGAGTGAGGCGCGGCAAGCGCTGAGCCAGAACCTGAATTTCATTAAGGTGTTGGTTGCCATTTGTCCGATGCTTGGACTGCTGGGCACGGTCACCGGGATGATTTCGGTGTTTGATGTGATGGCGACGCAAGGTAGCAGCCAGCCTAAACTCATGGCCTCCGGGATCTCTCTGGCAACCTTACCGACAATGGCCGGGATGGTTGCGGCACTGGCCGGAATGTTTGTTCACGCGCGGTTGGCGAAGATTTGCCACTGGCGTGAACTGAAGTTAGAAAAAATATTAAGGAGTCAGTGA
- a CDS encoding MotA/TolQ/ExbB proton channel family protein, whose amino-acid sequence MKIKALVAALCLFTLPATAMANTELVDKTRQAQQVQKAHNAEREAGFRQTEQQIRAQLKALKAQKVQLEQETERLSETFSENENKLAQLEEQLRLETGSLGELFGVVRQTAKELDSEMAFSVTSADRHAFKDVVADVVEAKALPSLSQLSALWQGMSDQITASAEMREVTVPFINGEGYQSDVQAYRLGSIGMIGEQGYIAWDGERRVATPYLRQPEQGPVFGAMSPLLDSGLQMAVVDPSRGIMLEQLANTPELKDRIEHGGVVGKIILGLLGIGALIALFRGIKLLVIRQQIQSQLKKPTQPGNNPLGRVLRVYNKEQKRSVEALELRLLETIVDEQQGLEKGLSMLKLLAALAPMLGLLGTVTGMIETFQVITQFGNGDPTVMAGGISMALVTTVLGLVAAMPLLLAHNVLSTQAETIRNILEKQGISLVAAQAEQAGSAA is encoded by the coding sequence ATGAAGATTAAAGCGTTAGTCGCCGCACTTTGCCTGTTCACGTTGCCAGCCACCGCCATGGCCAATACGGAGCTGGTGGATAAGACCCGCCAAGCACAGCAGGTTCAGAAAGCCCACAATGCAGAGCGTGAAGCCGGTTTCCGCCAAACGGAGCAACAAATCCGGGCTCAGCTGAAAGCTCTCAAAGCCCAGAAAGTACAGCTTGAGCAGGAAACGGAGCGCTTGAGCGAAACGTTCAGTGAGAATGAGAACAAACTGGCTCAGCTTGAAGAGCAATTGCGTCTGGAAACCGGCAGCCTGGGTGAGTTGTTTGGCGTTGTTCGTCAGACCGCAAAAGAGCTGGATTCTGAAATGGCATTTTCGGTCACCAGTGCTGATCGTCATGCGTTCAAAGATGTTGTCGCGGACGTCGTGGAAGCCAAGGCACTGCCATCGCTGTCTCAGTTGTCGGCGTTGTGGCAGGGCATGAGCGATCAAATTACAGCCAGTGCCGAAATGCGTGAAGTGACGGTACCGTTTATTAACGGTGAAGGCTATCAATCTGATGTTCAGGCCTACCGACTGGGCAGCATCGGGATGATTGGCGAGCAGGGCTATATCGCGTGGGATGGCGAGCGCCGGGTAGCAACGCCGTACTTGAGACAACCGGAACAAGGACCGGTATTCGGCGCGATGTCACCGCTGTTGGATTCCGGCCTGCAAATGGCCGTGGTCGACCCGTCTCGCGGCATCATGCTGGAACAACTGGCCAACACACCGGAGCTGAAAGATCGGATCGAACATGGTGGCGTGGTCGGTAAAATCATCCTGGGCTTGCTGGGGATTGGTGCCCTGATTGCCCTGTTCCGCGGGATCAAGCTTCTGGTGATCCGTCAGCAAATTCAGTCTCAGTTGAAAAAACCGACGCAGCCGGGGAATAACCCGCTGGGCCGTGTGTTGCGAGTTTATAACAAAGAGCAGAAACGTTCCGTGGAAGCTTTGGAGCTCCGGTTGCTGGAAACCATTGTGGATGAGCAGCAGGGTTTGGAGAAAGGTCTGTCGATGCTCAAGCTGCTGGCGGCGCTGGCTCCGATGCTGGGTCTGCTGGGTACCGTGACCGGGATGATCGAAACCTTCCAGGTGATCACGCAGTTCGGTAACGGTGATCCGACCGTGATGGCCGGCGGGATCTCAATGGCGCTGGTGACGACCGTGCTTGGCCTGGTTGCTGCCATGCCGCTGTTGCTGGCCCACAACGTGCTGAGCACCCAGGCTGAAACAATCCGTAATATCCTCGAAAAACAGGGGATTAGCCTGGTTGCCGCGCAAGCAGAACAAGCAGGAAGTGCCGCCTGA
- a CDS encoding DUF3450 domain-containing protein — translation MNLKKSSLALIMVSMSAGVQADSLDTARAIESKTNAASAYSQKKIDKSAEAALAMKAEVEMLQEEVKNLTVYRDHLARLVASQNAEAQSLNDQIAGIKDTRQGVVPLMYKMIDGLKQLVATDKPIRQQQRLARVAKLEFMMAQADVSDAEKYRRILEAYQVEMDYGTKLGVFQGPLALSAEESIEAEQLYLGRISLVARSLDGTRYWAWNDSQTSWQTLDNEMAANVDKAFAIATKQAAPSLVTLPVSVHVEGK, via the coding sequence ATGAACTTAAAGAAATCCAGTCTCGCGCTGATCATGGTCAGCATGAGTGCAGGCGTTCAAGCCGATAGCCTTGATACGGCCCGAGCCATTGAAAGTAAAACCAATGCCGCTTCTGCTTATAGTCAGAAGAAAATAGACAAAAGTGCCGAAGCTGCACTTGCAATGAAAGCAGAAGTCGAAATGCTTCAGGAAGAAGTGAAGAACCTGACGGTGTATCGTGATCACTTGGCCCGGCTTGTAGCAAGCCAGAATGCGGAAGCACAGAGCCTGAACGATCAGATCGCCGGCATTAAAGATACCCGTCAGGGTGTGGTGCCGCTGATGTATAAGATGATCGACGGGCTGAAGCAATTGGTGGCGACGGACAAGCCTATCCGTCAGCAGCAACGTTTGGCGCGTGTCGCCAAACTGGAATTCATGATGGCGCAGGCGGATGTCAGTGATGCGGAGAAATACCGTCGTATTCTCGAAGCGTACCAAGTTGAAATGGACTACGGCACCAAACTGGGTGTCTTCCAGGGGCCGCTGGCACTCTCTGCCGAAGAGTCTATCGAAGCGGAGCAGCTGTATCTGGGCCGAATTTCCCTGGTTGCCCGTAGCTTAGACGGCACGCGCTACTGGGCGTGGAATGACAGTCAAACCAGCTGGCAGACACTCGATAACGAGATGGCTGCGAATGTGGATAAGGCATTTGCCATTGCGACCAAACAGGCTGCGCCGAGTCTGGTGACTTTACCGGTGTCTGTGCATGTGGAGGGCAAATAA
- the def gene encoding peptide deformylase, producing MAVLEILAAPDSRLREQAVDVSDISAVQTLIDDMLETMYSTPNGIGLAATQVGRTEAIVVIDISEQRDAPWVLVNPKVIHGEGETMGQEGCLSVPGYYADVPRFTKVTVSALDRHGEAITIERDDFLAVVMQHEIDHLQGKLFIDYLSPLKRQMALKKVKKHLKTAV from the coding sequence ATGGCAGTACTAGAAATTTTGGCTGCGCCTGACAGCAGGCTTCGTGAGCAGGCCGTAGACGTGAGTGATATCAGCGCGGTACAGACGTTGATTGATGACATGCTGGAGACGATGTACAGCACACCTAATGGGATTGGCCTGGCGGCCACCCAGGTCGGACGTACGGAAGCTATTGTGGTGATCGACATTTCTGAACAACGAGATGCACCTTGGGTTTTGGTGAATCCGAAGGTCATCCACGGGGAAGGGGAAACCATGGGGCAGGAAGGCTGTCTTTCGGTGCCCGGTTATTACGCCGATGTTCCCCGTTTCACCAAAGTGACGGTATCGGCTTTGGATCGTCACGGAGAAGCGATCACCATTGAGCGGGATGATTTCCTGGCTGTGGTCATGCAGCATGAAATTGATCATTTGCAGGGGAAATTGTTTATCGATTATCTCTCACCGCTCAAAAGGCAGATGGCACTGAAGAAAGTGAAAAAGCATCTGAAAACGGCGGTCTGA
- a CDS encoding TOBE domain-containing protein produces the protein MDFDALLTLSENGKIFANPRRIALLKAIQQTGSISQGAKLAGISYKAAYDAIKDMNTRAATPVIASEKGGKGGGGAEVTDFGHRLVQMYDLLDTIQNMGLKALNDPGAPLHSLLGVMTKFSLQTSARNQLFGTISQIKRHSLHDKVWLVLKGGQQICATITQGSTRRLELAEGKDVIALVKGPAVHIRPHPLNDIPPEDPTWDNRVQGKVESIREDQNSAEVLVKLDEYDEICALIDYRGKESPPLVPGQPVTAYFASTQVIIATLC, from the coding sequence ATGGATTTTGATGCCCTGCTGACGCTTTCTGAAAACGGCAAAATTTTTGCCAATCCACGCCGAATCGCTCTGCTGAAAGCTATTCAGCAAACCGGTTCAATCAGCCAGGGCGCCAAGCTTGCCGGCATCAGCTACAAAGCCGCTTATGACGCCATCAAAGATATGAATACACGGGCCGCAACGCCGGTGATCGCCAGCGAAAAAGGCGGGAAAGGGGGCGGTGGTGCTGAGGTAACCGACTTTGGACACCGGTTAGTGCAAATGTATGACCTGCTCGATACCATCCAAAATATGGGTCTGAAAGCCTTGAACGATCCGGGTGCACCGCTCCACAGCCTTTTGGGGGTAATGACCAAGTTTTCGCTTCAAACCAGCGCCCGAAACCAGCTCTTTGGCACCATCAGCCAGATTAAGCGCCACAGCCTGCACGATAAAGTCTGGCTGGTTTTGAAAGGCGGCCAACAGATTTGTGCGACCATCACGCAAGGCAGCACCCGACGGCTGGAATTAGCCGAAGGGAAAGATGTCATTGCGCTCGTCAAAGGACCAGCCGTTCACATCCGCCCCCATCCGCTCAATGATATTCCCCCGGAAGATCCGACTTGGGATAATAGGGTGCAAGGTAAGGTAGAAAGCATTCGGGAAGATCAGAATTCCGCAGAAGTGCTGGTCAAACTGGATGAATATGATGAGATTTGCGCGTTAATTGACTATCGGGGGAAAGAGAGCCCGCCCCTCGTCCCGGGCCAACCGGTCACGGCATACTTTGCCTCAACCCAGGTGATTATCGCGACCCTGTGCTAA
- the rbsD gene encoding D-ribose pyranase has product MKKSALINADLSHLIATLGHTDEVTICDAGLPIPGDTQRIDLALIPGVPSFMDTIRAVLSEMQIEGVVMAEEFAEVSPTHHQALLTLIDEEARKTDKNIAVTYIPHEAFKAQTHRSKAVIRTGECTPYANVIFQSGVVF; this is encoded by the coding sequence ATGAAAAAAAGCGCTCTGATTAATGCCGATTTGTCCCATCTGATTGCAACACTCGGCCACACGGATGAAGTGACCATCTGCGATGCCGGGCTGCCAATTCCCGGGGATACCCAGCGCATTGATTTGGCACTGATCCCGGGTGTTCCAAGTTTCATGGACACCATCCGGGCGGTTCTGAGCGAAATGCAAATTGAAGGCGTCGTCATGGCAGAGGAATTTGCCGAAGTCAGCCCGACACACCACCAGGCGCTGCTGACGCTGATCGATGAAGAAGCGCGGAAAACCGATAAAAACATCGCTGTCACCTACATCCCCCACGAAGCATTCAAAGCACAGACCCACCGCAGTAAAGCGGTGATCCGCACCGGTGAATGCACCCCGTACGCCAACGTGATCTTTCAGTCCGGCGTGGTGTTCTAA
- the rbsA gene encoding ribose ABC transporter ATP-binding protein RbsA: MKQPILALQGIEKAFPGVKALDHACLNVYPGKVMALMGENGAGKSTLMKTLTGIYAMDAGEIHYQGKPVRFNGPRHSQEAGISIIHQELNLIPELTIAENIFLGREPTNALGGVQWGKMYRDADALLTRLNVKHSARTALGDLSLGEQQMVEIAKALSFESQVIIMDEPTDALTDTETESLFKVINELRDQGCGIVYISHRLKEIFEICDDITVLRDGKFIGERAVAETDEDTLIEMMVGRRLDDQYPRIAVQHGTTCLEVKNLHGAGLNNVSFTLDRGEILGISGLMGAGRTELMKVIYGALPRQSGDVLLNGKPINPTTPQEGLASGIAYISEDRKGDGLVLGLSVKENMSICALDQLSTGIQLNHPEEVTAVDDFIRLFNIKTPSRDQIIGNLSGGNQQKVAIAKGLMTKPKVLILDEPTRGVDVGAKKEIYQLINQFKAEGMSIILVSSEMPEVLGMSDRILVMHEGRISGEFKASEADQEKLLACAVGKQTNEVAA, translated from the coding sequence ATGAAACAGCCAATTCTCGCGCTTCAAGGCATTGAAAAAGCATTCCCGGGCGTCAAAGCACTCGACCACGCCTGCCTCAATGTCTATCCGGGGAAAGTCATGGCCCTGATGGGCGAAAACGGGGCCGGTAAGTCGACCCTGATGAAAACGCTGACCGGTATCTACGCCATGGACGCCGGTGAGATTCACTACCAGGGCAAGCCAGTCCGCTTTAACGGCCCGCGCCATTCTCAGGAAGCCGGGATCAGCATTATCCACCAGGAGCTGAACCTGATCCCGGAGCTGACCATTGCCGAAAATATCTTTCTCGGCCGTGAGCCGACCAATGCCCTCGGCGGGGTTCAGTGGGGCAAAATGTATCGCGATGCCGATGCCCTGCTCACGCGCCTGAATGTGAAGCACAGCGCCCGAACGGCATTGGGCGACCTGAGCCTGGGCGAACAGCAAATGGTTGAGATTGCCAAGGCACTCTCCTTTGAATCTCAGGTCATTATTATGGATGAGCCAACTGACGCCCTGACTGATACCGAAACGGAATCCCTGTTCAAGGTGATCAACGAGTTACGTGATCAAGGCTGTGGCATCGTCTATATCTCACACCGTCTGAAAGAGATTTTCGAAATCTGCGACGACATTACGGTGCTGCGCGACGGCAAGTTCATCGGAGAACGTGCGGTTGCAGAAACAGATGAAGACACCCTGATCGAGATGATGGTGGGTCGTCGACTCGACGATCAGTACCCACGCATTGCGGTTCAACACGGCACCACCTGCCTCGAGGTGAAAAACCTCCACGGAGCGGGATTGAACAATGTCAGCTTCACGCTGGATCGCGGTGAAATCCTCGGCATTTCCGGCCTGATGGGCGCGGGCCGAACCGAACTGATGAAAGTCATTTACGGTGCCCTGCCCCGTCAATCCGGCGATGTGCTGTTGAATGGCAAGCCCATCAACCCAACCACACCGCAAGAAGGCCTGGCCAGCGGGATTGCCTACATTTCGGAAGATCGCAAAGGCGACGGTCTGGTGCTGGGCTTATCCGTTAAAGAAAACATGTCGATTTGCGCCCTCGACCAATTGTCAACCGGGATCCAGCTTAATCACCCTGAAGAAGTGACCGCGGTCGACGACTTTATTCGCCTGTTCAACATCAAAACGCCGAGCCGGGATCAAATCATCGGCAACCTGTCGGGCGGGAATCAGCAGAAAGTGGCCATCGCCAAGGGATTGATGACCAAGCCCAAAGTGCTGATCCTCGACGAGCCGACCCGCGGCGTGGACGTGGGTGCGAAAAAAGAGATTTATCAGCTGATCAATCAATTTAAAGCCGAAGGAATGAGCATCATTCTGGTGTCCTCGGAAATGCCGGAAGTCCTCGGCATGAGTGACCGGATCCTGGTGATGCACGAAGGCCGGATCAGCGGCGAATTCAAGGCTTCAGAGGCCGATCAAGAAAAACTACTTGCCTGTGCGGTGGGCAAACAGACCAATGAGGTAGCAGCATGA
- the rbsC gene encoding ribose ABC transporter permease → MSTNAMTKSPTNENKKRFSKAWLIEQKSLIALLFLIVVVSFLNPNFFTVDNILNILRQTSVNAIIAVGMTLVILTAGIDLSVGSVLALSGALAATLIGMEVPVMVAVPTALLAGAALGAISGVIIAKGKVQAFIATLVTMTLLRGVTMVFTEGRPVSTGFTDVADSFAWFGTGYALGVPVPIWLMVIVFAAIWYLLNHTRFGRYIYALGGNESATRLSGINVDRVKIGVYAICGLLAALAGIIVTSRLSSAQPTAGMGYELDAIAAVVLGGTSLAGGKGRIMGTLIGALIIGFLNNALNLLDVSSYYQMIAKASVILLAVMVDNKNK, encoded by the coding sequence ATGAGCACCAACGCGATGACCAAATCCCCGACCAACGAGAATAAAAAACGATTCAGCAAAGCCTGGCTCATTGAACAAAAATCACTGATTGCGCTGCTGTTTCTGATTGTCGTGGTGTCATTCCTGAACCCGAATTTCTTTACGGTTGACAATATTCTTAACATTCTGCGCCAGACCTCAGTCAATGCCATTATTGCCGTCGGCATGACCCTGGTGATCCTGACCGCCGGGATTGACCTCAGTGTCGGCTCGGTTCTGGCCCTCTCGGGCGCATTGGCCGCGACGCTGATCGGCATGGAAGTACCGGTGATGGTTGCGGTACCAACCGCGCTGTTGGCCGGTGCCGCGCTCGGCGCCATCAGTGGCGTCATCATTGCCAAAGGTAAAGTGCAGGCCTTTATTGCCACGCTGGTCACCATGACCCTGCTGCGCGGTGTCACTATGGTGTTCACCGAGGGTCGCCCGGTTTCAACCGGTTTTACCGATGTAGCTGACAGCTTTGCCTGGTTCGGAACCGGCTACGCGCTGGGCGTTCCGGTGCCAATCTGGCTGATGGTGATTGTTTTCGCTGCCATTTGGTATCTGCTGAACCACACCCGCTTTGGCCGGTACATCTATGCCCTGGGCGGCAACGAGTCGGCCACGCGCCTGTCCGGCATCAACGTCGATCGCGTCAAGATTGGTGTGTACGCCATCTGTGGCCTACTGGCTGCGCTGGCCGGGATTATCGTGACCTCTCGCCTTTCCTCGGCACAACCGACTGCCGGGATGGGCTACGAGCTGGATGCCATTGCCGCGGTTGTCCTTGGTGGCACCAGCCTGGCCGGCGGTAAAGGCCGGATTATGGGCACCCTGATTGGCGCCCTGATCATCGGCTTCCTGAATAATGCCCTGAACCTGTTGGACGTCTCGTCCTATTACCAAATGATTGCCAAAGCAAGCGTGATTCTGCTGGCGGTCATGGTCGATAACAAAAACAAGTAA
- the rbsB gene encoding ribose ABC transporter substrate-binding protein RbsB translates to MKKLATLISAAMLSASFSSTAAAQDTLAMVVSTLNNPFFVTMKEGAEAKAQALGYSLIVLDSQNDPSKELSNIEDLTVRGVKAILINPTDSDAVSNAIRMANRSGIPVLTLDRGASRGKVVSHIASDNVAGGEMAGQFIMEKVGEKARVIQLEGIAGTSAARERGQGFMNAVKANKLNLLASQPADFDRTKGLNVMENMLAANPDVQAVFAQNDEMALGALRAVQASGKDVLIVGFDGTDDGIAAVKRGKLGATIAQQPDLIGALGVETADKVLKGEQVEANIPVPLKVITQ, encoded by the coding sequence ATGAAAAAGTTAGCAACCCTGATCTCTGCTGCCATGCTGTCTGCCTCTTTCAGCTCGACTGCGGCAGCCCAGGACACCCTGGCGATGGTCGTCTCGACCCTGAATAACCCGTTCTTCGTCACCATGAAAGAAGGCGCGGAGGCCAAAGCGCAGGCGCTGGGTTACAGCCTGATTGTGCTGGACTCGCAAAATGACCCGAGCAAAGAGCTGTCGAACATTGAAGATCTGACCGTTCGCGGCGTCAAAGCCATCCTGATCAACCCAACGGATTCGGATGCTGTTTCGAATGCAATCCGCATGGCCAACCGCTCTGGGATCCCGGTACTCACGCTGGACCGCGGCGCCAGCCGGGGCAAAGTGGTCAGCCACATCGCTTCGGACAACGTTGCCGGGGGTGAAATGGCCGGTCAGTTCATCATGGAAAAAGTCGGTGAGAAAGCTCGCGTGATCCAACTGGAAGGCATTGCCGGTACCTCTGCTGCCCGTGAGCGCGGCCAGGGCTTCATGAATGCCGTGAAAGCCAACAAACTAAACCTGCTGGCCAGCCAGCCGGCGGATTTCGACCGCACCAAGGGCCTGAACGTGATGGAAAACATGCTGGCAGCCAACCCGGATGTCCAGGCCGTTTTTGCCCAGAACGACGAAATGGCACTGGGTGCCCTGCGCGCAGTCCAGGCATCAGGTAAAGACGTCCTGATTGTCGGCTTCGACGGCACCGATGACGGTATTGCAGCAGTGAAACGCGGCAAACTGGGCGCCACCATTGCGCAGCAACCAGACCTGATTGGTGCCCTGGGCGTCGAAACTGCCGATAAGGTATTGAAAGGCGAGCAAGTTGAGGCCAACATTCCGGTACCACTCAAAGTGATCACTCAGTAA
- the rbsK gene encoding ribokinase has translation MNKLVVLGSVNADHVLQVASFPRPGETLHGHTYQVIPGGKGANQAVATARLGADIAFIACVGDDSFGHNMRETFAREGMNTEAVMIEADTPTGIAMIQVATTGENSICISAEANAHLTPERLIPHQHLIQHADTLLMQLETPVETIESAARIAKQSGTRVVLNPAPARALSDELLQLVDLITPNETEAELLTGIQVTDIASAQQAADALHAKGISQVMITLGSQGVWVSDQGQGYQVPGFRVEACDTTAAGDTFNGALLTAMQENMPLEKAIRFAHAAAAISVTRVGAQTSIPHRREVERFLMEH, from the coding sequence ATGAATAAATTAGTTGTCCTCGGTAGTGTGAATGCCGACCACGTCCTGCAAGTTGCTTCATTCCCACGTCCGGGCGAAACGTTACACGGTCATACCTATCAGGTGATCCCGGGAGGAAAAGGCGCGAACCAAGCCGTGGCTACGGCGCGTCTGGGTGCGGATATTGCCTTCATCGCCTGTGTCGGTGATGACAGTTTCGGCCACAACATGCGTGAAACCTTTGCTCGTGAAGGCATGAATACAGAGGCCGTGATGATCGAGGCCGATACGCCAACCGGTATTGCAATGATCCAGGTTGCGACGACCGGGGAAAACAGCATCTGTATCTCAGCAGAAGCCAATGCACACTTGACCCCTGAGCGCCTCATCCCGCACCAGCACTTGATTCAGCACGCCGATACCCTGTTGATGCAGTTGGAAACACCGGTCGAAACCATCGAGTCTGCAGCCCGCATTGCGAAGCAATCCGGGACACGCGTGGTCCTGAACCCGGCGCCGGCCCGTGCGCTGTCGGATGAACTGCTGCAACTGGTGGATCTGATCACCCCGAACGAAACCGAAGCTGAGCTGCTGACCGGCATTCAAGTCACCGATATTGCCTCCGCCCAACAAGCGGCAGATGCGCTGCACGCCAAAGGGATCTCACAAGTCATGATCACCCTCGGCAGCCAAGGTGTCTGGGTCAGCGACCAAGGCCAGGGTTATCAGGTACCGGGGTTCCGCGTCGAAGCCTGCGATACCACAGCTGCCGGTGATACCTTTAACGGTGCCCTGCTCACCGCGATGCAGGAAAACATGCCACTTGAGAAAGCCATTCGCTTTGCCCACGCCGCCGCTGCCATTTCGGTCACCCGCGTGGGTGCGCAAACCTCGATTCCACACCGACGTGAAGTCGAACGTTTTCTGATGGAACATTAA